From Rhodococcus antarcticus, the proteins below share one genomic window:
- a CDS encoding amino acid ABC transporter permease: MSPVLDNLDLYWSGFLKSLLICIYAMVGALLLGTVLAAFRVSPVPTLRWVGSAYVTVLRNTPLTVVLFFLAFGLPELGINQSFYTFGVAGLIFYTSAFVCEAVRSGVNSVAPGQAEAARSIGLNFTQSLTVVVLPQALRTVVPPLGSVIIAMFKNSAVVGAFGVGSDLYSVGKQLSSAQGLPALPVYVGSALGYLVITLSAGLALAVIERKVAIVR, from the coding sequence GTGAGCCCCGTCCTCGACAACCTGGACCTCTACTGGTCCGGGTTCCTGAAGTCCTTGCTCATCTGCATCTACGCGATGGTCGGCGCCCTGCTCCTGGGGACGGTGCTCGCCGCCTTCCGGGTGTCCCCCGTGCCGACGCTGCGGTGGGTCGGCAGCGCCTACGTGACGGTGCTGCGCAACACGCCCCTGACGGTGGTGCTGTTCTTCCTCGCGTTCGGTCTGCCCGAGCTGGGGATCAACCAGAGCTTCTACACCTTCGGGGTGGCCGGACTGATCTTCTACACCTCCGCTTTCGTGTGCGAGGCAGTGCGCAGCGGCGTGAACTCGGTCGCTCCTGGACAGGCCGAGGCAGCCCGTTCCATCGGGCTGAACTTCACCCAGTCCCTCACCGTGGTCGTCCTGCCGCAGGCGCTGCGCACGGTGGTGCCCCCGCTGGGCAGCGTCATCATCGCCATGTTCAAGAACTCGGCCGTCGTCGGAGCCTTCGGCGTGGGCAGCGACCTCTACAGCGTCGGCAAGCAGCTCTCCAGCGCGCAGGGTCTGCCGGCCCTGCCGGTGTACGTCGGATCGGCCCTCGGCTACCTCGTGATCACCCTGTCGGCCGGGCTCGCCCTGGCCGTCATCGAGCGGAAGGTGGCGATCGTCCGATGA
- a CDS encoding glutamate ABC transporter substrate-binding protein, with the protein MKNRRILSTAAAAAVLALTLAACGGSSSTADAPAPVASAPSFAAGTTMAKLASAGTIRVGIKIDQPGFGLRGLSGSYEGFDVEMAKIVAAGLGISPDKIVYSEATSSVREQVLENKQVDIVVATYTINKARKERISFAGPYYQAGQQLMVKSDNSTITSPDDLKTNASAKVCSVTGSTPSENIKPYLASPDQLVLFDTYSQCADALGNGQVQVVTTDNVILLGFVSKSNGAYKLVGKQFTKEPYGIGIPKGDTAFCTFIDEQLTAAASSGAYEKAWTSTAGKVDGAETPTLPTLDACS; encoded by the coding sequence GTGAAGAACCGACGCATCCTCTCGACCGCGGCAGCCGCCGCGGTCCTGGCCCTCACCCTCGCCGCGTGCGGGGGCAGCAGCTCCACCGCGGACGCGCCGGCGCCCGTGGCCTCCGCACCCAGCTTCGCGGCGGGCACGACCATGGCCAAGCTGGCCTCCGCCGGAACCATCCGCGTGGGCATCAAGATCGACCAGCCGGGATTCGGGCTGCGGGGACTCTCGGGCAGCTACGAGGGCTTCGACGTGGAGATGGCCAAGATCGTTGCCGCCGGCCTGGGCATCAGCCCGGACAAGATCGTGTACTCCGAGGCCACCTCGTCGGTGCGCGAGCAGGTGCTGGAGAACAAGCAGGTCGACATCGTCGTGGCCACGTACACGATCAACAAGGCCCGCAAGGAGCGCATCTCCTTCGCCGGGCCGTACTACCAGGCCGGTCAGCAGCTGATGGTCAAGTCCGACAACTCGACCATCACCAGCCCCGACGACCTGAAGACCAACGCCAGCGCGAAGGTCTGCTCCGTCACGGGCTCGACCCCCAGCGAGAACATCAAGCCCTACCTGGCGAGCCCCGACCAGCTCGTCCTGTTCGACACGTACTCCCAGTGCGCGGACGCCCTGGGCAACGGCCAGGTGCAGGTGGTGACCACCGACAACGTCATCCTGCTGGGCTTCGTCTCCAAGTCCAACGGTGCCTACAAGCTGGTCGGCAAGCAGTTCACCAAGGAGCCCTACGGCATCGGGATCCCCAAGGGCGACACCGCCTTCTGCACGTTCATCGACGAGCAGCTGACGGCCGCCGCGAGCTCCGGTGCCTACGAGAAGGCCTGGACCTCCACCGCCGGCAAGGTCGACGGTGCCGAGACCCCGACCCTGCCCACCCTGGACGCCTGCAGCTGA
- a CDS encoding amino acid ABC transporter ATP-binding protein has product MTQSDLSKQPVAPPGAPLVVLSAVNKHYGDLHVLRDIDLTVHAGEVLVVIGPSGSGKSTLCRTINRLETIDSGSITVDGTPLPEEGKALAALRSEVGMVFQSFNLFAHKTILENVTLGPIKVRGRDKAAARTAGLALLERVGIASQADKLPAQLSGGQQQRVAIARALAMEPKVILFDEPTSALDPEMINEVLDVMTQLAKDGMTMVVVTHEMGFARRAADRVVFMDAGQIVEQATPDEFFAHPSSDRAKDFLSKILSH; this is encoded by the coding sequence ATGACGCAGTCGGACCTGAGCAAGCAGCCCGTCGCGCCCCCGGGAGCCCCGCTCGTGGTGCTGTCGGCGGTCAACAAGCACTACGGCGACCTGCACGTGCTCCGCGACATCGACCTCACGGTGCACGCGGGCGAGGTCCTGGTGGTCATCGGCCCGTCCGGCTCCGGCAAGTCCACGCTGTGTCGCACCATCAACCGGCTCGAGACCATCGACTCGGGGTCGATCACGGTGGACGGCACCCCGCTGCCGGAGGAGGGCAAGGCGCTGGCCGCGCTGCGCTCCGAGGTCGGCATGGTCTTCCAGTCGTTCAACCTGTTCGCGCACAAGACCATCCTGGAGAACGTCACCCTCGGGCCGATCAAGGTCCGCGGCAGGGACAAGGCGGCGGCCCGCACCGCGGGGCTCGCCCTGCTCGAGCGGGTGGGCATCGCCAGCCAGGCCGACAAGCTCCCCGCCCAGCTCTCCGGTGGTCAGCAGCAGCGCGTCGCCATCGCCCGGGCCCTGGCCATGGAACCCAAGGTCATCCTCTTCGACGAGCCCACCTCGGCGCTCGACCCGGAGATGATCAACGAGGTCCTCGACGTGATGACCCAGCTGGCCAAGGACGGCATGACGATGGTGGTGGTGACCCACGAGATGGGCTTCGCCCGCCGGGCCGCCGACCGAGTGGTGTTCATGGACGCCGGCCAGATCGTCGAGCAGGCCACCCCGGACGAGTTCTTCGCCCACCCGAGCAGCGACCGGGCCAAGGACTTCCTCTCGAAGATCCTGAGTCACTGA
- the miaB gene encoding tRNA (N6-isopentenyl adenosine(37)-C2)-methylthiotransferase MiaB has protein sequence MNVHDSERLAGLLEDAGYARAEPDAQADVVVFNTCAVRENADNKLYGNLSHLAPARRANPDMRIAVGGCLAQKDRETIVAKAPWVDVVFGTHNIGSLPALLERSRHNDEAQVEILEALDVFPSSLPARRESSYSGWVSISVGCNNSCTFCIVPALRGVEVDRRPADVLAEVRALVAEGVLEVTLLGQNVNAYGTGPGGVGQGAFADLLRACGEVEGLERVRFTSPHPRDFTDDVIAAMAQTPNVMPQLHMPLQSGSDRVLRSMRRSYRSERYLGILDRVREAMPHAAITTDVIVGFPGETEEDFQATLDVVRASRFTNAFTFQYSPRPGTPAAGMGDQVPKEVVGERYVRLTTLQDEMALAGNRELVGTEVELLVAAGEGRKDVHTARMSGRARDGRLVHFVPGERAVRPGDVVTTVVTHAAPHHLVADAVLVGHRRTRAGDLHEAGARPRTAGVGLGLPTVGAPSTPVAAAGGCGA, from the coding sequence ATGAACGTGCACGACTCCGAGCGCCTGGCGGGCCTGCTGGAGGACGCCGGGTACGCACGAGCAGAACCGGACGCGCAGGCCGACGTCGTCGTGTTCAACACCTGTGCGGTCCGCGAGAACGCCGACAACAAGCTGTACGGCAACCTCAGCCACCTGGCCCCGGCGAGGCGGGCGAACCCGGACATGCGCATCGCCGTCGGGGGGTGCCTGGCCCAGAAGGACCGCGAGACGATCGTGGCCAAGGCCCCGTGGGTGGACGTCGTGTTCGGCACCCACAACATCGGTTCGCTGCCGGCGCTGCTCGAGCGCTCGCGACACAACGACGAGGCGCAGGTGGAGATCCTCGAGGCGCTCGACGTGTTCCCCTCCAGCCTGCCCGCGCGCCGGGAGTCGAGCTACTCGGGGTGGGTCTCCATCTCGGTGGGCTGCAACAACAGCTGCACGTTCTGCATCGTGCCCGCGCTGCGCGGGGTCGAGGTGGACCGCCGTCCGGCCGACGTGCTCGCCGAGGTGCGGGCGCTCGTCGCCGAGGGCGTGCTGGAGGTGACCCTGCTGGGTCAGAACGTCAACGCCTACGGCACCGGTCCGGGGGGCGTGGGCCAGGGTGCGTTCGCCGACCTGCTCCGTGCGTGTGGCGAGGTCGAGGGGCTGGAGCGGGTGCGCTTCACGTCGCCGCACCCGAGGGACTTCACCGACGACGTGATCGCGGCGATGGCGCAGACCCCGAACGTCATGCCGCAGCTGCACATGCCGCTGCAGTCCGGCTCCGACCGGGTGCTGCGGTCGATGCGCCGGTCCTACCGCAGCGAGCGCTACCTCGGCATCCTCGACCGGGTGCGCGAGGCGATGCCGCACGCGGCGATCACCACCGACGTCATCGTTGGATTCCCCGGCGAGACCGAGGAGGACTTCCAGGCCACCCTGGACGTCGTGCGGGCGTCGCGGTTCACCAACGCGTTCACCTTCCAGTACTCGCCGCGACCGGGCACCCCGGCCGCGGGGATGGGTGACCAGGTGCCCAAGGAGGTCGTGGGGGAGCGGTACGTGCGGCTGACCACGCTGCAGGACGAGATGGCGCTGGCGGGCAACCGTGAGCTCGTGGGGACCGAGGTCGAGCTGCTGGTGGCCGCCGGCGAGGGCCGCAAGGACGTGCACACGGCGCGGATGAGCGGCCGGGCGCGTGACGGGCGGCTGGTGCACTTCGTGCCCGGCGAGCGCGCGGTGCGCCCGGGTGACGTGGTCACCACCGTGGTGACGCACGCCGCACCCCACCACCTCGTCGCGGACGCCGTGCTGGTCGGGCACCGCCGCACGCGGGCCGGTGACCTGCACGAGGCCGGTGCCCGCCCCCGCACCGCCGGGGTGGGGCTGGGGCTGCCGACGGTGGGGGCGCCGAGCACGCCCGTGGCGGCCGCGGGAGGATGTGGGGCATGA
- a CDS encoding Rv2732c family membrane protein — protein MSEDLHPDTHAELEEVERKVARELEPGIRGVGIAGALLVLIVAMLLPHTGGASGWDVLLLDASARAEDVRLPSRLFVGGAVLFTVVVTALALLTRRWALAWVAAAGSGLTSLFGLLAVWSRQTVGIGATGAGPGVGLVLTWIVVLVVTFNWLRLVWTQVPSSRTQREAEFTPKLLLDD, from the coding sequence ATGAGCGAGGACCTGCACCCCGACACCCACGCCGAGCTCGAGGAGGTGGAGCGCAAGGTCGCGCGCGAGCTCGAGCCCGGCATCCGCGGGGTGGGCATCGCGGGCGCCCTCCTCGTCCTCATCGTGGCCATGCTCCTGCCGCACACCGGTGGCGCCTCGGGCTGGGACGTCCTGCTGCTCGACGCGAGCGCCCGGGCGGAGGACGTCCGGCTGCCCTCGCGCCTGTTCGTGGGCGGTGCCGTTCTGTTCACGGTGGTGGTCACGGCGCTGGCGCTGCTGACCCGTCGGTGGGCGCTGGCCTGGGTGGCGGCGGCCGGGAGCGGGCTGACGTCGCTGTTCGGCCTGCTGGCCGTGTGGTCGCGGCAGACGGTCGGCATCGGGGCCACGGGCGCCGGTCCCGGGGTGGGCCTGGTCCTCACCTGGATCGTGGTGCTGGTGGTGACGTTCAACTGGCTGCGCCTGGTGTGGACCCAGGTGCCGTCCTCGCGCACGCAGCGCGAGGCGGAGTTCACCCCGAAGCTGCTCCTCGACGACTGA
- a CDS encoding DUF1330 domain-containing protein gives MSTGDDAPVYALNLFDVADRDEYLAYSRRSAAAVVGHGGRVVALGRFREAVHGDVTPRQVMIVVEWSSAAAFQGYRDDPDLADLHPHREAGASSYVWHLFDRLDDLRPLLRP, from the coding sequence ATGAGCACCGGGGACGACGCGCCGGTCTACGCGCTCAACCTGTTCGACGTCGCCGACCGCGACGAGTACCTGGCCTACTCGCGTCGCTCGGCGGCGGCGGTGGTCGGGCACGGCGGGCGGGTGGTGGCCCTCGGGCGGTTCCGGGAGGCGGTCCACGGCGACGTCACCCCCCGCCAGGTCATGATCGTCGTCGAGTGGTCCTCGGCCGCGGCCTTCCAGGGCTACCGGGACGATCCGGACCTGGCCGACCTGCACCCGCACCGCGAGGCCGGGGCGTCGTCGTACGTCTGGCACCTGTTCGACCGGCTCGACGACCTGCGCCCCCTGCTGCGCCCCTGA
- a CDS encoding DUF349 domain-containing protein, with translation MSEDTTEQGTTSEEATSAEVVTDAPESESTPAPAPAPRPGPRPGGPRPGAPRPGAPAARPATAAPTSDPSAFGRVDEDGGVWLRTTEGERQVGSWQAGEPAEGLAHFGRRFDDLATEVTILEKRLASGGGDARQTQESARTLLDGLPTAAVVGDVATLGTRLEAVLAATEVAAAAAKEQKEAARAEQAAHKEALAVEAEQLGTESTQWKAAGDRLREILEEWKTIRGIDRKTDDALWKRYSKAREAFNRRRGAHFADLDRERAVARTRKDELVAQAEALSTSTDFGATAGQFRDLMAEWKAAGRAPREADDALWAQFKDAQDRFFAARNAAAGERDAEFGANGEAKQALLAEAETIDPARGLDQAKAALRSVQERWDAVGKVPRELVQALEARMRTVEDTVRGADEARWTRTDPEAEARAAQFRERVRAFEEQAAKARAAGKEKRALEAEAQAAQWREWADAAEGAVGGA, from the coding sequence ATGAGCGAGGACACGACCGAGCAGGGCACGACGAGCGAGGAGGCCACGTCGGCCGAGGTCGTGACCGACGCCCCGGAGTCCGAGAGCACGCCCGCCCCGGCCCCCGCCCCCCGCCCCGGACCGCGCCCCGGCGGGCCCCGCCCGGGTGCCCCCCGCCCCGGTGCCCCGGCGGCACGGCCCGCCACCGCCGCACCGACGAGCGACCCGAGCGCGTTCGGTCGGGTCGACGAGGACGGCGGGGTCTGGCTGAGAACCACCGAGGGCGAGCGCCAGGTCGGGTCCTGGCAGGCCGGTGAGCCCGCAGAGGGCCTGGCCCACTTCGGTCGCCGCTTCGACGACCTCGCGACCGAGGTCACGATCCTGGAGAAGCGCCTGGCCTCGGGCGGTGGCGACGCCCGGCAGACCCAGGAGTCGGCCCGCACGCTGCTCGACGGGCTGCCCACCGCCGCGGTGGTCGGCGACGTCGCCACCCTCGGCACCCGCCTCGAGGCCGTGCTCGCTGCCACCGAGGTTGCCGCTGCGGCTGCGAAGGAGCAGAAGGAGGCGGCCCGGGCGGAGCAGGCCGCCCACAAGGAGGCGCTCGCCGTGGAGGCGGAGCAGCTCGGCACCGAGTCGACCCAGTGGAAGGCCGCCGGCGACCGGCTGCGGGAGATCCTCGAGGAGTGGAAGACCATCCGGGGGATCGACCGCAAGACCGACGACGCCCTGTGGAAGCGCTACTCCAAGGCGAGGGAGGCGTTCAACCGTCGGCGCGGAGCGCACTTCGCCGACCTCGACCGCGAGCGCGCGGTGGCCCGCACCCGCAAGGACGAGCTCGTCGCCCAGGCCGAGGCGTTGTCGACCTCCACGGACTTCGGAGCCACCGCCGGCCAGTTCCGCGACCTGATGGCGGAGTGGAAGGCCGCCGGTCGGGCGCCCCGCGAGGCCGACGACGCGCTGTGGGCCCAGTTCAAGGACGCCCAGGACCGCTTCTTCGCCGCGCGCAACGCCGCGGCCGGTGAGCGCGACGCGGAGTTCGGCGCCAACGGTGAGGCGAAGCAGGCCCTGCTCGCGGAGGCGGAGACGATCGACCCGGCGCGCGGGCTGGACCAGGCCAAGGCGGCGCTCCGCTCGGTGCAGGAGCGCTGGGACGCCGTCGGCAAGGTGCCGCGCGAGCTCGTGCAGGCGCTCGAGGCCCGCATGCGGACGGTGGAGGACACGGTCCGCGGGGCCGACGAGGCCCGGTGGACGCGCACCGACCCCGAGGCGGAGGCCCGGGCGGCGCAGTTCCGCGAGCGGGTGCGCGCGTTCGAGGAGCAGGCCGCCAAGGCCCGTGCGGCGGGCAAGGAGAAGCGGGCGCTCGAGGCCGAGGCGCAGGCCGCGCAGTGGCGCGAGTGGGCCGACGCCGCCGAGGGCGCGGTGGGCGGCGCATGA
- the miaA gene encoding tRNA (adenosine(37)-N6)-dimethylallyltransferase MiaA yields the protein MTAVPVRPVAVVGPTATGKSDLGLELAVRLGGEVVNVDAAQLYRGMDVGTAKTPLAQRRGVVHHQLDVLAVTDLASVAHYQQAARADVDGLLARGVVPVLVGGSGLYVQALLDELRFPATDPVVRARWEAELAERGSGALHAELGRVDPVAAAKVLPSDGRRVVRALEVVELTGQPFSASAPRVGTPRWDTVLVGVDRDTIELDARIEARTAAMFDGGLVAEVEHLVGCGLREGVTARRALGYAQVLDLLDGVHDEGEARRSTAAGTRRFVRRQRSWFRRDARVHWFDAARADLVDAVLDTLR from the coding sequence GTGACGGCAGTGCCGGTGCGGCCCGTGGCGGTGGTCGGCCCCACGGCCACCGGGAAGTCTGATCTCGGCCTGGAGCTGGCGGTGCGCCTGGGCGGCGAGGTGGTCAACGTCGACGCCGCGCAGCTCTACCGCGGGATGGACGTGGGCACGGCCAAGACCCCCCTCGCGCAGCGCCGCGGCGTGGTGCACCACCAGCTCGACGTGCTCGCCGTGACGGACCTGGCCTCCGTGGCGCACTACCAGCAGGCGGCGCGCGCGGACGTGGACGGCCTGCTCGCCCGCGGCGTTGTCCCGGTGCTGGTGGGCGGCTCCGGGCTGTACGTGCAGGCACTGCTCGACGAGCTGCGCTTCCCGGCCACCGACCCCGTGGTGCGCGCACGCTGGGAGGCCGAGCTCGCCGAGCGCGGCAGCGGGGCCCTGCACGCCGAGCTCGGACGGGTCGACCCCGTGGCCGCGGCCAAGGTGCTGCCCAGCGACGGCCGCCGCGTCGTGCGCGCCCTCGAGGTCGTCGAGCTGACCGGACAGCCGTTCAGCGCCTCCGCCCCCCGCGTCGGCACCCCGAGGTGGGACACCGTGCTCGTGGGCGTGGACCGGGACACCATCGAGCTCGACGCACGCATCGAGGCCCGCACCGCCGCGATGTTCGACGGCGGGCTGGTCGCCGAGGTCGAGCACCTGGTGGGCTGCGGCCTGCGCGAGGGCGTGACAGCGCGGCGGGCCCTGGGGTACGCGCAGGTGCTGGACCTGCTCGACGGCGTGCACGACGAGGGGGAGGCCCGCCGCTCCACCGCGGCCGGCACCCGTCGCTTCGTCCGCCGGCAGCGCTCGTGGTTCCGCCGCGACGCCCGGGTGCACTGGTTCGACGCCGCGCGGGCGGACCTCGTCGACGCGGTGCTCGATACGCTGCGCTGA
- a CDS encoding IclR family transcriptional regulator produces the protein MEVARGQSGVQSVDRAFTLLELLADAGGRATLGELAAASGLPAPTIHRLLRTLVAGGHLRQEPSRAYALGPRLVRLGEGAGRLLGSWVHPALTELVEVTGETANMAVLEGDRVVYLAQVPSKHAMRMFTEVGRRVPVHCTAVGKALVAQLSEADVRAIVARAGMPAQTPNTLTEPAALLAHLEQVRRQGFATDEAEQELGVRCVAVPVLDGPARVALSVSGPDARFTPAARDRVVPEMQRVATELARISRA, from the coding sequence ATGGAGGTCGCGCGTGGTCAGTCGGGCGTGCAGTCGGTGGACCGCGCGTTCACGCTGCTCGAGCTGCTGGCCGACGCCGGGGGGCGCGCGACGCTCGGCGAGCTGGCCGCGGCGTCCGGGCTGCCCGCGCCCACCATCCACCGGCTGCTGCGCACGCTCGTCGCCGGCGGCCACCTGCGGCAGGAGCCGTCCCGGGCCTACGCGCTGGGCCCGCGCCTGGTCAGGCTGGGGGAGGGTGCCGGGCGGCTGCTCGGCTCCTGGGTGCACCCGGCGCTGACCGAGCTCGTGGAGGTCACCGGCGAGACGGCGAACATGGCCGTGCTGGAGGGCGACCGCGTGGTGTACCTGGCGCAGGTGCCTAGCAAGCACGCCATGCGGATGTTCACCGAGGTCGGACGCCGGGTGCCGGTGCACTGCACGGCCGTGGGCAAGGCGCTCGTCGCTCAGCTCTCCGAGGCTGACGTGCGGGCGATCGTGGCGCGGGCCGGCATGCCGGCGCAGACCCCGAACACGTTGACGGAGCCGGCGGCGCTGCTGGCCCACCTGGAGCAGGTCCGCAGGCAGGGCTTCGCGACCGACGAGGCCGAGCAGGAGCTGGGCGTGCGCTGCGTGGCGGTGCCCGTGCTCGACGGCCCGGCCCGGGTGGCGCTGTCGGTCTCCGGGCCCGACGCGCGCTTCACCCCGGCGGCGCGGGACCGGGTGGTCCCCGAGATGCAGCGCGTGGCCACCGAGCTGGCGCGGATCAGCCGGGCGTGA
- a CDS encoding L-lactate permease, with protein sequence MYTQVLEHFGSLGLTALVAALPLLVLFILLGVLRMTAWKASLVALVVSLVVAVAVYSMPVGQALLSGTLGAVFGFFPILWIVINAIWVYNMTVETGHFDVLQRSFARVSSDQRIQAVIIAFCFGALLEALAGFGTPVAITSVMLIALGLSPMKSAVVALVANTAPVAFGALAAPITALSTTSGLSVADLGAMTGRQTPVLAVFVPLVLVFLVDGKRGVRATLPATLACGFTFAITQYLASNFLSVPLTDIVAALFSAGAVVAVLRVWSPSEPYTVEHARAAAAAEDAADGGLPVAGGVTTSTRTDVLPETRANVLRAYAPYLVIIVVFSLAQIPAIKSALGSVTEKFGWPGLDVRDPAGKALSLQTFKFDWLAAAGTLLLISGLITIPLLGISPARALARYGSTYVQLKFAIITVMSVLALAYVMNASGQTASLGLFLAGAGGLFALIAPVLGWLGVAVTGSDTSANTLFGALQVSAANQVGMSPVLAAAANGAGGVLGKMISPQNLAIAAGAVGLAGKEGDIFRKVVGWSLGFLAFMCVLVYLQSTPVLGWMVV encoded by the coding sequence GTGTACACCCAAGTTCTCGAGCACTTCGGTTCGCTGGGGCTGACCGCCCTGGTCGCCGCGCTACCCCTGCTCGTGCTGTTCATCCTGCTCGGCGTCCTGCGGATGACGGCGTGGAAGGCGTCGCTGGTGGCGCTAGTGGTGTCGCTGGTGGTCGCCGTCGCGGTCTACTCGATGCCCGTGGGTCAGGCCCTGCTGTCCGGAACCCTCGGCGCCGTCTTCGGGTTCTTCCCCATCCTGTGGATCGTCATCAACGCGATCTGGGTCTACAACATGACCGTCGAGACCGGTCACTTCGACGTCCTGCAGCGCAGCTTCGCCCGGGTCAGCTCCGACCAGCGCATCCAGGCCGTGATCATCGCCTTCTGCTTCGGTGCCCTGCTGGAAGCCCTCGCCGGCTTCGGCACCCCGGTCGCCATCACCTCGGTGATGCTCATCGCGCTGGGTCTGAGCCCCATGAAGTCGGCCGTCGTGGCCCTGGTCGCGAACACCGCTCCCGTGGCCTTCGGTGCGCTCGCCGCGCCGATCACGGCGCTGTCCACCACGAGCGGGTTGTCCGTGGCCGACCTCGGCGCCATGACCGGTCGGCAGACCCCGGTGCTCGCGGTGTTCGTGCCGCTGGTGCTGGTGTTCCTGGTCGACGGCAAGCGCGGCGTCCGCGCCACCCTGCCGGCCACGCTGGCCTGTGGGTTCACCTTCGCCATCACGCAGTACCTCGCGTCGAACTTCCTGTCCGTGCCGCTCACCGACATCGTCGCAGCCCTGTTCTCGGCCGGCGCCGTGGTCGCGGTGCTGCGGGTGTGGAGCCCGTCGGAGCCGTACACCGTCGAGCACGCGAGGGCCGCAGCCGCCGCGGAGGACGCCGCCGATGGTGGCCTGCCCGTTGCAGGGGGCGTCACCACCAGCACGCGCACCGACGTCCTGCCGGAGACCCGCGCGAACGTGCTGCGGGCCTACGCTCCCTACCTCGTCATCATCGTCGTGTTCAGCCTGGCCCAGATCCCCGCGATCAAGAGCGCGCTCGGCTCGGTCACGGAGAAGTTCGGCTGGCCGGGCCTGGACGTCCGCGATCCCGCGGGCAAGGCCCTGAGCCTGCAGACGTTCAAGTTCGACTGGCTCGCCGCCGCCGGCACGCTGCTGCTCATCTCGGGGCTGATCACCATCCCGCTGCTGGGCATCTCCCCGGCCCGGGCGCTCGCCCGCTACGGCTCGACCTACGTCCAGCTCAAGTTCGCCATCATCACGGTGATGAGCGTGCTGGCCCTGGCCTACGTCATGAACGCGTCGGGCCAGACCGCGTCGCTGGGACTGTTCCTGGCCGGTGCGGGCGGGTTGTTCGCCCTGATCGCCCCGGTGCTCGGCTGGCTCGGCGTGGCCGTGACCGGCTCGGACACCTCGGCGAACACGCTCTTCGGAGCGCTGCAGGTCTCCGCGGCCAACCAGGTGGGCATGAGCCCGGTCCTCGCCGCAGCCGCGAACGGTGCCGGCGGGGTGCTCGGCAAGATGATCAGCCCGCAGAACCTCGCTATCGCGGCGGGGGCCGTCGGTCTCGCCGGCAAGGAGGGCGACATCTTCCGGAAGGTGGTCGGCTGGAGCCTGGGGTTCCTGGCCTTCATGTGCGTGCTGGTCTACCTGCAGTCCACCCCGGTGCTGGGCTGGATGGTGGTCTGA